In Thauera aromatica K172, one DNA window encodes the following:
- a CDS encoding TIGR03751 family conjugal transfer lipoprotein has protein sequence MPRTWIDAAAILLAAVLLGGCATSKEKLLPHGHNTMLDIWQQETGGGEGGGPTARQLLDARQGLRRPLTEADVQATPAVQERYTRTASNEIYRQFHRLPNPDLVMYVFPHLAGTDPVPVPGYSTVFPLYQRVQYAMPGERVEDY, from the coding sequence ATGCCTCGGACCTGGATTGACGCGGCCGCCATCCTGCTGGCGGCCGTCTTGCTTGGCGGCTGCGCGACCAGCAAGGAGAAGCTGCTGCCCCACGGCCACAACACCATGCTCGACATCTGGCAGCAGGAGACCGGCGGCGGCGAAGGCGGCGGTCCCACCGCACGGCAACTGCTCGACGCACGCCAGGGCCTGCGCCGGCCGCTGACCGAAGCCGACGTGCAGGCCACACCCGCCGTGCAAGAGCGCTACACGCGCACCGCGAGCAACGAAATCTACCGGCAGTTTCATCGCCTGCCGAATCCCGACTTGGTGATGTACGTGTTCCCGCATCTGGCCGGCACCGACCCGGTGCCGGTGCCTGGCTACAGCACGGTGTTCCCGTTGTACCAGCGCGTGCAGTACGCAATGCCCGGCGAACGGGTGGAGGACTATTGA